One part of the Brassica napus cultivar Da-Ae unplaced genomic scaffold, Da-Ae ScsIHWf_1230;HRSCAF=1757, whole genome shotgun sequence genome encodes these proteins:
- the LOC106423425 gene encoding uncharacterized protein LOC106423425, giving the protein MATKFVTLGQVHRPKISISTRKPRRCNQNKPQPSKSISENMFNNVFPGKTLTEIYHNGLNNSDPLTNSLLFMEHQPVKEEESAKQEHGKLSICNHKDYGKSIIPTKDRDLRREVAQLSLLWYMKCSISFILRKARAFYNEFSCDTSVGSSTMVVVDPYFSVPVLPYSN; this is encoded by the coding sequence ATGGCTACTAAATTCGTCACCCTCGGTCAAGTCCACCGCCCCAAAATCTCAATTTCGACCAGAAAACCTCGTAGATGCAACCAAAACAAGCCCCAACCATCCAAATCCATAAGCGAGAACATGTTCAACAATGTTTTTCCTGGGAAAACGCTTACGGAAATCTATCACAATGGCCTAAACAATTCAGACCCTCTTACTAACTCACTACTCTTTATGGAACATCAGCCAGTTAAAGAAGAGGAGTCGGCAAAACAAGAACACGGGAAGCTGTCCATATGCAACCACAAAGACTACGGTAAGTCGATCATCCCAACGAAAGACAGAGATTTGAGACGTGAAGTTGCTCAATTGAGCTTGTTGTGGTACATGAAATGTTCCATAAGCTTTATATTAAGGAAGGCAAGAGCGTTTTACAATGAGTTTTCTTGCGATACTTCTGTTGGGAGTAGCACTATGGTTGTGGTCGATCCATATTTTTCTGTTCCAGTTTTACCCTACAGTAATTAG